Sequence from the Hymenobacter gelipurpurascens genome:
ATAATTTTTATCCTTAGAAGATAAGCTGATCGATTATGGCTGCAGATGTCGCCAACTCCTCGGATATAGCATGCAAGGAAATACGGCAGGGCTTACAGTACCGACAGTACCAGCTATTAGCGTGGTTATGGCGCAGCCTATCCGTTGCAAGTTGGAGTTGGAAACCACTCTAGACTACTCCAATTCGGTTGGTTCTTAGAATTATTTCAATAAATTCTAGTACTTGTATCGGATTGAATGATAATCTTTTATATCTTCATCGAAGTGAAAGGATCGCGGTGCAGGAAGAGCAAAGTTGCCTGCCTAGGTTTATACAACCTGGAAAAGGCAGTAGGCTAGCTATTTTAAGCCTACGGATACAAGCTGGGATGGAGGCTGCCTGTTCGGGGGCTCGGTTTCGTGTGGAGATGACATACCGCAAAATCTGGTAAAACTCATTGCCTATGAGAAAACTAACTTATCTGTTACTGGATAAGCATCTGTCGGCATGTACTCCATCAACCCTAATAAACCTATTAAGGATAAGGTTATGGTCAGGACCTTTATAAATCACTCTGTTCCTTCATCTACACCTTCACCTATTGCCACTTATTCTCGAGTTAAGGTGGATACAGATGTTAAAAGGATATTTGACTTAACAGTAGCATCGTTGGTTGTCTTGCTGGTCTTAAGCTGGTTGGGACCAATATTGGCCTTACTGATTTATGTCGACTCCCCAGGACCCATTCTGTTTAAACAATTAAGAACGGGACGAAAAGGCCAGCCTTTTTATTGCCTGAAATTCCGCAGTATGCGTCTGAACTCTGAATCAGACTTTTTGCAAGCGAGTCCAGGTGATCAACGAATTACGCGTTTCGGAGCCTTCCTACGCCGCAATAGCCTAGATGAGCTTCCACAATTCATTAATGTGCTATACGGGGAGATGTCTATTGTGGGCCCTAGGCCGCATATGATAAGACAAACTGAAGTTTACTCCCAAGCTATCCACAACTTTATGCTGCGTCACACCATTCCCCCTGGTATCACCGGTTGGGCCCAGATAAATGGGTTTCGTGGAGAAACTAAAGAACTGTCCGCAATGGAAAAGCGGGTGAGTTCAGATCTATGGTACATAGAGAATTGGTCCCTGGCTTTAGATGCCCGTATCGTGGCTCGCACCATTTTGCTGTTAGCATGTAAACAGCCCAATGCATGCTGATATTCAGCATTTTATAGGGGGGGAGAGTTTGCGCTATAAGCACTTCAGATTGGGGGGATCTATTTACCTGACATGAGGGAAATAGACTCAGGTAGTAAATCACTCCTATACTGGTTTTATCGGCTGCCTTCATCTAAACGAGTGAAGCTCCCCAGGCAGTTGTTATGCAAGGCCAGTCTGGTAAGACCAGGCTGACTTATAGCCGGTTAACCACCCAGCCCTTTTGGATAGCTGCGCCTCCGTGGAGCGATTTAGCGATGTGGACAAGTATTCAAAAACGAGCACTACACTTGATAAACGGCCTTTGCCCCTTATCAAGGAGGTAGTCTGTCGCCTAAGCAATTATTTGACCATGAAACATCAGCACTACCTTAGTGGGAAAGCTTTTATTTGGTTAGCCCTATTCAGTTTTTTACTTGGCGAGCTTCCTCCACAAAACGCTGCTGCGCAAAAGCTGTCTGCCAAGCAAGTAGCGGCAAGGAAGAAGAAAAAGGCGAAGCTGCCACCCGAAAATTTGAATACCGTTATGCTGGCAAATGCCCAGTATAACTTCGCTCAGAGTGGCCTAACGGGTGTTTCGCTCTCTAATCCTACCTCGCTGCAGTTTGGGCCAGATGGCAAGTTGTATGTGTCGCAGCAGGATGGACTCATCAAGGTTCTCACCATCGTCCGAAATTCGACCAACAGCTACAGCGTAACGGCCACGCAGACCATTAGCCTCATCAACCAGATACCCAACCACAACGACAATGGCAGCCTGAACACCTCTGTCACGACGCGGCAGGTAACGGGCATTCTGGTGAAGGGCACCGCGTCTAGGCCTGTCATTTATGTTACCTCCAGCGACAGCCGCATTGGCGGCCCCAGCGGAGATTTAAATCTTGATACCAATTCGGGCATTATCTCGCAGCTAAGCTGGGATGGTAGTGCCTGGACCAAGATGGACCTGGTGCGGGGGCTGCCGCGCTCGGAGGAAAACCACTCCTCCAACGGCATGCAGTTGGATGACCAGACCAACACGCTTTACGTGGCGCAGGGCGGGCACACCAATGCGGGCGCTCCTTCTACCAATTTTGCTTATACCCCGGAGTATTCGCTCTCCGCCGCCATTTTATCCGTCAACCTGACGGCCATCAATGCCCTGACCACCAAGGGCACTGGCAACTCTGCCTATAAATATGACTTGCCGACCCTGGATGACCCCGACCGGGCAAACAATGCGGATGGCACGGACCCCTTTGATCCATTCGGGGGCAATGATGGCTTAAACCAGGCTAAGATTGTTGCCGGGGGGCCGGTACAGATTTTCTCGCCGGGCTACCGGAACCCGTATGATCTGGTGCTGACCAAAGGGCGCAAGATGTACACCATCGATAAC
This genomic interval carries:
- a CDS encoding sugar transferase, translated to MYSINPNKPIKDKVMVRTFINHSVPSSTPSPIATYSRVKVDTDVKRIFDLTVASLVVLLVLSWLGPILALLIYVDSPGPILFKQLRTGRKGQPFYCLKFRSMRLNSESDFLQASPGDQRITRFGAFLRRNSLDELPQFINVLYGEMSIVGPRPHMIRQTEVYSQAIHNFMLRHTIPPGITGWAQINGFRGETKELSAMEKRVSSDLWYIENWSLALDARIVARTILLLACKQPNAC